In Quercus robur chromosome 10, dhQueRobu3.1, whole genome shotgun sequence, a genomic segment contains:
- the LOC126702673 gene encoding uncharacterized protein LOC126702673 isoform X4: MDFNPSCKDKKKTIEKSVLLCCKIFISESRNRGALDAIEQAARLNPETVIVNKFEDRAYNRVRYTLVSYVVQDITGNAIYSPLQQAVLAMVEAAFGAVNLELHSGTHPRLGVVDDILFHPLARASLDEAAWLAKAVAADIANRFQVPVFLYAAAHPTGKALDTIRRELGYYRPNFMGNQWAGWTMPDMLLEKPDEGPSEVSRARGITMIGARPWVALYNIPILSTDFSVARRIARMVSARGGGLPTVQTLGLVHGEDSTEIACMLLEPNQIGADRVQNQVEMLAAEEGVEVEKGYFTDFSPEMIIEKYMNLTSAQRD, translated from the exons GATAAGAAGAAAACCATAGAGAAATCTGTGCTACTATGTTGCAAGATCTTCATCTCTGAATCACGTAACCGTGGTGCCCTTGATGCTATTGAACAAGCTGCAAGGCTTAACCCAGAAACTGTCATCGTGAACAAATTTGAGGACCGAGCATATAATAGGGTTCGTTACACACTTGTATCATATGTTGTGCAAGATATAACAGGGAATGCCATTTATAGTCCCTTGCAACAAGCTGTCCTAGCCATGGTTGAGGCTGCATTTGGAGCCGTTAACCTTGAGTTGCACTCCGGGACTCACCCTCGGCTTGGTGTTGTGGACGACATTCTTTTCCATCCATTGGCTCGAGCATCACTGGATGAAGCAGCTTGGCTTGCAAAGGCAGTGGCAGCAGACATTGCAAATCGATTCCAAG TGCCAGTGTTTCTTTATGCTGCAGCACACCCAACAGGCAAGGCTCTAGACACCATTAGGCGTGAACTTGGATATTACCGGCCTAACTTTATGGGCAACCAATGGGCAGGATGGACCATGCCCGATATGCTTTTGGAGAAGCCCGATGAAGGTCCGTCCGAGGTGTCTCGAGCAAGAGGCATCACAATGATTGGAGCACGTCCATGGGTTGCATTGTACAACATACCCATCTTGTCCACAGATTTCTCAGTGGCTCGAAGAATTGCAAGGATGGTGAGTGCTCGAGGAGGTGGGCTTCCCACGGTGCAGACATTAGGCTTGGTTCATGGAGAGGATTCAACCGAGATTGCCTGCATGCTCTTGGAGCCAAATCAAATTGGTGCAGATAGGGTCCAGAACCAGGTTGAGATGCTAGCAGCTGAAGAAGGGGTGGAAGTGGAGAAGGGCTATTTTACTGATTTTTCACCAGAGATGATTATTGAAAAATACATGAATTTAACCTCTGCTCAAAGAGACTAA
- the LOC126702673 gene encoding uncharacterized protein LOC126702673 isoform X3: protein MDFNPSCKDKKKTIEKSVLLCCKIFISESRNRGALDAIEQAARLNPETVIVNKFEDRAYNRVRYTLVSYVVQDITGNAIYSPLQQAVLAMVEAAFGAVNLELHSGTHPRLGVVDDILFHPLARASLDEAAWLAKAVAADIANRFQVPVFLYAAAHPTGKALDTIRRELGYYRPNFMGNQWAGWTMPDMLLEKPDEGPSEVSRARGITMIGARPWVALYNIPILSTDFSVARRIARMVSARGGGLPTVQTLGLVHGEDSTEIACMLLEPNQIGADRVQNQVEMLAAEEGVEVEKGYFTDFSPEMIIEKYMNLTSAQRD from the exons ATGGATTTCAACCCAAGTTGCAAG GATAAGAAGAAAACCATAGAGAAATCTGTGCTACTATGTTGCAAGATCTTCATCTCTGAATCACGTAACCGTGGTGCCCTTGATGCTATTGAACAAGCTGCAAGGCTTAACCCAGAAACTGTCATCGTGAACAAATTTGAGGACCGAGCATATAATAGGGTTCGTTACACACTTGTATCATATGTTGTGCAAGATATAACAGGGAATGCCATTTATAGTCCCTTGCAACAAGCTGTCCTAGCCATGGTTGAGGCTGCATTTGGAGCCGTTAACCTTGAGTTGCACTCCGGGACTCACCCTCGGCTTGGTGTTGTGGACGACATTCTTTTCCATCCATTGGCTCGAGCATCACTGGATGAAGCAGCTTGGCTTGCAAAGGCAGTGGCAGCAGACATTGCAAATCGATTCCAAG TGCCAGTGTTTCTTTATGCTGCAGCACACCCAACAGGCAAGGCTCTAGACACCATTAGGCGTGAACTTGGATATTACCGGCCTAACTTTATGGGCAACCAATGGGCAGGATGGACCATGCCCGATATGCTTTTGGAGAAGCCCGATGAAGGTCCGTCCGAGGTGTCTCGAGCAAGAGGCATCACAATGATTGGAGCACGTCCATGGGTTGCATTGTACAACATACCCATCTTGTCCACAGATTTCTCAGTGGCTCGAAGAATTGCAAGGATGGTGAGTGCTCGAGGAGGTGGGCTTCCCACGGTGCAGACATTAGGCTTGGTTCATGGAGAGGATTCAACCGAGATTGCCTGCATGCTCTTGGAGCCAAATCAAATTGGTGCAGATAGGGTCCAGAACCAGGTTGAGATGCTAGCAGCTGAAGAAGGGGTGGAAGTGGAGAAGGGCTATTTTACTGATTTTTCACCAGAGATGATTATTGAAAAATACATGAATTTAACCTCTGCTCAAAGAGACTAA